One window of the Candidatus Zixiibacteriota bacterium genome contains the following:
- a CDS encoding exported hypothetical protein (Evidence 5 : Unknown function) — MVKCLGYIAIVVLAISILSPQVYGDIEVNEVLSNEPGGQVSLEWVELYNNSDSAKYLSFYTVQFADTVFNFPGATLGAHDFMVVCRRLITSGGTAGFESVWGNNSGIWGDDASESYPIYQFIGMALNNDSGTVVLKYGGVTKSTFKWITTGADGVSWERFSPGSTAISNCIDPRSGTPGMINSITPGNSDLSFLSISAEPQLSGNTILYFTVADIGLSYESGKQLNLYYDLDRDGIVTNADLIEIIDLPAMNVNDTFNLITVLELEGTYPTILGLLPDDDRLANNVRSLTVPGRDFPPVVISEFLADPQAPLGTEWVELKNISDSMIDLRSWLLGDTLSLHPVSSGHYILDTNWYVVLVKDSLAFRSYYPDPSIPVLELSSWSLLNNDHDMIRLLDSYGYLADGYAYSSTFGDNYSWARGDNDDKNSRWGRSKEVGGTPGAANDVFYPPTAAAINVKTEPNPFSLSRDGIANITYTLPPGESFSMKVYDIDGRVIKTMADDLPTLEGTVTWDGNSDGGRPVKPGIYILYLEVFGREQYKQTIVVAP; from the coding sequence ATGGTGAAGTGTCTCGGCTATATCGCCATTGTCGTATTGGCAATATCAATTCTCTCTCCGCAGGTGTACGGCGATATTGAAGTGAACGAAGTCTTGTCTAATGAACCGGGCGGCCAGGTTTCTCTGGAGTGGGTGGAATTGTATAACAATTCCGACAGTGCCAAATATCTGTCATTTTACACGGTACAATTTGCCGACACGGTGTTCAATTTCCCCGGGGCGACCCTCGGGGCTCATGATTTTATGGTCGTTTGCCGCCGCTTGATCACTTCGGGCGGGACCGCCGGTTTCGAATCAGTCTGGGGGAACAACAGCGGGATCTGGGGTGATGATGCCTCGGAGTCATATCCTATCTATCAGTTTATCGGTATGGCGCTGAATAATGATTCTGGAACAGTTGTTCTCAAATATGGCGGTGTGACGAAATCGACCTTTAAATGGATCACGACCGGGGCCGACGGGGTTTCGTGGGAAAGATTCAGTCCAGGTTCGACCGCCATCAGCAACTGCATCGATCCCAGGAGCGGAACGCCGGGAATGATAAACTCCATAACTCCGGGGAATTCCGATTTATCTTTCCTTTCAATATCGGCCGAACCGCAGTTGTCAGGGAATACTATATTGTACTTTACAGTTGCCGATATAGGTCTCAGTTACGAATCAGGGAAGCAGTTGAACCTGTATTATGATTTGGATCGCGACGGTATTGTTACTAATGCAGATCTGATTGAAATCATCGACCTACCGGCAATGAACGTGAACGACACCTTTAATCTCATAACCGTACTGGAGCTTGAAGGGACCTATCCGACCATTTTGGGTCTTCTCCCTGATGATGACCGGTTAGCCAACAATGTCAGAAGTCTGACCGTGCCCGGTAGAGATTTCCCGCCGGTGGTTATTTCGGAATTTCTTGCCGACCCGCAGGCTCCTCTCGGAACCGAATGGGTTGAATTGAAAAATATAAGTGACAGCATGATTGATTTGCGAAGTTGGCTGTTGGGTGATACGTTGAGCCTGCATCCTGTTTCCTCGGGACATTATATACTTGACACCAATTGGTATGTCGTTCTTGTCAAGGATAGTTTGGCATTTCGGTCCTATTATCCCGATCCATCAATTCCTGTTCTTGAATTATCTTCCTGGTCGCTTCTGAATAATGATCATGATATGATTCGTCTTCTGGATAGTTATGGCTACTTGGCCGACGGCTATGCCTATTCATCAACTTTCGGCGATAATTATTCATGGGCTCGCGGGGATAATGATGATAAAAACAGCCGCTGGGGACGATCCAAAGAAGTCGGCGGGACACCGGGTGCCGCCAACGATGTCTTCTACCCCCCAACCGCAGCGGCTATTAATGTCAAAACCGAGCCCAACCCCTTTTCCTTGTCCAGAGACGGGATTGCTAATATTACCTATACTCTGCCTCCGGGAGAGAGTTTCTCAATGAAAGTCTATGATATTGACGGTCGGGTAATAAAAACCATGGCCGACGATTTGCCGACTCTTGAAGGAACCGTTACCTGGGACGGCAACAGCGATGGCGGGCGCCCGGTTAAACCCGGTATATATATTCTCTATCTGGAAGTTTTCGGCAGAGAGCAATATAAGCAGACTATTGTGGTGGCTCCATGA
- a CDS encoding exported hypothetical protein (Evidence 5 : Unknown function), giving the protein MKASIIISILAVAIIFNPGRPASGQSLSLDVYPSDEELFDAYMQGEFDYTTYLNLQEIFETGIDSSDLYLLDEIPNLSYFSDSRLRGYRGLEREQEEPFLTSDTSKGAAISGNLKIKRYQDLDEEALGRNHYLINGRITPRFLFDARVNEDNQRNREWKQRSLTYKSWEGLIRRMALGNFNARCGLGLAIGYRGRVLNKNFPTFDKSFFFPDYGSFNGAYLESRRKNDAVKLLLHYDRDDTTRVRTAAASMMRQYRKFRLEGIVLQTNVDNIHTHEKFNFHQFDFYGQFRSEIVTSAVEVALQQKTRRLIGAIVAETEYRSQSTTLQGSFWKYDDDYINLTGGGRSGRYYRTVSIDTLDFDFRDRRSDQEGALLRGLTSIAENMKYHFSFSAFGPNRFQRFLAFQNGFDFALSDRSTARLEYRYREQNEFDGTISDHQFRAELKRTIGEISLRSYLGYLFDQNRNKYLACFLRIRTAAVGPGKLDLWLNFSKINMRTGRLDYFYGYLQEIITAIKNLEVTAKYLYRYGRAYSESGKSGFYLEGRLIW; this is encoded by the coding sequence TTGAAAGCAAGTATAATTATATCCATCCTGGCGGTCGCTATCATTTTCAATCCGGGCCGGCCGGCATCGGGTCAGAGTTTGTCGCTGGATGTTTATCCGTCCGATGAAGAGTTATTCGACGCCTATATGCAGGGGGAGTTCGATTATACCACCTATTTGAATCTGCAGGAAATATTTGAAACAGGGATAGATTCCAGCGATCTTTATCTCCTGGATGAAATACCCAACCTGAGCTACTTCTCCGACAGCCGCCTGAGAGGATACCGGGGACTGGAGCGGGAGCAGGAGGAACCCTTTCTTACGTCAGATACTTCAAAGGGTGCGGCCATTTCGGGCAACCTGAAAATAAAGAGATATCAGGACCTTGACGAAGAAGCCCTGGGCAGGAATCATTATCTTATTAATGGTCGGATTACTCCCCGCTTTCTGTTTGATGCGCGCGTCAACGAAGATAATCAGCGGAATCGGGAATGGAAACAACGCTCGCTGACATACAAGAGCTGGGAAGGACTCATACGGCGAATGGCCCTCGGGAATTTTAATGCCCGCTGTGGCCTCGGGCTTGCCATCGGATATCGGGGAAGAGTTCTGAATAAAAATTTCCCCACATTCGATAAATCATTTTTCTTCCCCGATTATGGGTCCTTTAACGGCGCTTATCTCGAGAGCCGGCGAAAAAATGACGCCGTCAAATTGCTGCTTCATTATGACCGCGATGACACTACTCGAGTCCGGACCGCCGCCGCCAGCATGATGAGACAATATAGAAAATTTCGTCTTGAGGGAATCGTCCTGCAGACCAATGTTGATAATATCCACACTCATGAAAAATTTAATTTTCATCAATTTGATTTTTACGGCCAATTCCGATCCGAGATTGTCACCTCCGCCGTTGAAGTTGCACTGCAACAAAAGACCCGGCGATTGATTGGGGCGATTGTCGCCGAAACTGAATATCGTTCCCAATCGACCACCCTTCAGGGTTCCTTCTGGAAGTATGATGATGATTATATCAATCTTACCGGCGGTGGTCGTTCGGGGCGATATTATCGTACAGTCAGCATCGATACCCTTGATTTCGATTTTCGGGATCGCCGATCGGATCAAGAGGGCGCTCTTCTGCGAGGACTTACGTCTATAGCCGAAAATATGAAGTATCATTTCAGTTTTTCGGCGTTCGGTCCGAATCGTTTTCAGCGCTTTCTTGCTTTTCAAAACGGTTTTGACTTCGCCCTGTCGGACAGGAGCACGGCCCGTCTGGAATATCGGTACCGGGAGCAAAATGAGTTCGACGGCACAATATCGGATCATCAGTTTCGGGCCGAGTTGAAAAGGACAATCGGAGAAATTTCGCTGCGAAGTTATCTGGGATATCTATTTGACCAAAACCGCAATAAATATTTGGCCTGCTTTCTGCGCATTCGAACCGCGGCTGTCGGGCCCGGCAAACTCGATCTTTGGCTGAATTTCTCCAAGATAAATATGCGCACGGGACGACTCGATTATTTTTATGGATACCTCCAGGAAATAATCACCGCCATAAAAAACCTTGAGGTTACGGCCAAATATTTATATCGTTACGGCCGCGCCTATAGCGAATCCGGAAAATCCGGCTTTTATCTTGAAGGAAGACTGATATGGTGA